The genomic window TAGTTTAATTAATAAGACTTTGTTAATTCATTAATGAAATGTCAAATCGTTGAGATCAACACCAGAACATCTCTATTGGGGTTTAAATATCCCCATTATAATcacaacaaataaagaaaaagtagaaataGATCCATAATAATCCATTACTTCTGCAGTTCTATATATTActataaataaacaacaatTCACGTTAGCTTAGACACACCAAATTGACGAACTAACTAACAACTCTGCTGCATTGAATGTTAATAGCAATGGCGAAATCGTGGCTACGTATCTGCTGCATGGACATCAGCTATATTTGAATCACATAAATAGGATTTTAACAAATATCTTTTGGTTTGGATTAGAAGATTACTCTCTCATGCCATCATGCATGCCTAACAGTGGGAAACTCTCTCAATGCTAAATTATCGGATACTCAATTATTATCCACAAGTAGTAGTATTGTGATACCTTTTAGGTCAACTTTAAAATTACGAATACTATTATTTTGAGGACAATACAAATAAGTAAACAATTGAGGAGGAGTAACGTATTAGTGCATCCACGTAAATTGTAATATTGTATATCACTTCAcataatctaatttttttttttgttgttgatggcTGTAGAAAAAGATTTATTACATTTTGGAAAGAAACATTATTGTGCTTTTCGAAGTTCGATATAATATTATAGAGTGAattgaatatcaaatattagCCGAATCAAAGAGACCAAAGACGAAATAATTATTTCTGAAATATGAAGATGCTactagtaaaacaaaaaaacatgacAAAACTCTAGCAGGAAATAGTCTTGTTCCCGACCTCATCAATCACTTAGGCGGATGAAAATAGCCATACGCTGCAAAAAAGGCTTGAATTATCGTGAGAATGACAAGCGTCAAAGCAGCGCAAGATGAAAGAGCTGTCCAAGGACTATCAAAATGGGTATGCTTGAATCCCGCCCATTGTACATGCCATCCACTTGAAGTATACTTATTAACTCCTTCGAAAATACCAGCTAAGTAACTTTCATCAATGTCAAATAAGACATCTTTACCAACAACCTTAAAGAATCGGGAGACTTCATCCCCTGACCCGAAATAGTTCTCTAGAATCCCTACTTCGCTTAGAAACATCGCATCAGCCTCGCTTTTGAGAAGACATCCCATGAAAGCTACATAGCTCGTCATGTGCTGCTTGGTACAATAAGAATAATACTGTTCAAATGCAACACAGTTAAGTAAGACAGCAATGAGAAAGTCATCCAAGATCAATGGTGGTATCTGGAGGAGTTTCCCCTTATGCCTTATGTCCATTAGTGTTTCTGCTTTTTTCCTCGCTTTGAACTTTATCCCCTTCAACTGAAGTTTTCTTGCTGAAAGAACCATTTTCAGATGATGGCGACCAGTAGtactatcttcttcttcgagcGAATCTGATTTTGGTATTCCTTCTTCCAGCATGGAAATATCCACTTCCTGTTTTCCTTTCTTGAGCATGACATCcaattcttgttttgattctctAGGCATACATATCTTCCGGATCATCATACaatcaagaagatgatttgactttttttcttctttaggaACATCAGGCATGTAAATATTTCGaatcaaatcaagaagatgatttgCCTCAactttttggtgttttaaccaaaacgtatttgatttttgtaaggaatagttgaagaaatgaaatatAATCTCATTTAGCCCACTCGATTTTTCTATCTTCGATCTATCAAATatagtttgaagaagaaagaacgGAACCTGATTCTCCAAAAGTATTAGGTCATTCCTTATAGCCGGTAGAATCCATGGGATTGCAAAAATAGGATCATTCTCAATCTCAGAGTGGCTGACTACTCCAGCTACCACCAGAAATATCATCAGGATGAAGCAACCATCAAGAACCATCATTTCAATCAATTTCTTCCCATCACTATAGAGGCTCTCCGAGTACGAGTCTCTTATATCTTCCTCCAAGACTGAAACTGCTTTGATCAGACCATTCGTATCCACACCCTTTCTTTTGGCTTCATCCATGAAAATCTTGAGGAATCTAAGTTTGTGCTCTTCAATCATCTGTAGATTCTTTTTTCCGTGATGGTATGGGCCGAGTGATACAACTCTAGGTTCATAAGCGGCCTTGTACTTCTTGTTTTCGGGTTTATGAGAGATTTTAAAGATGCAACACTTTTTTCCACCGGCTGATTCCCTCAGAAGCTTTGGGAGGGCCGATTCTCTTGAAAATAAATCATGTGGTTCTTCTACAACTATACCACCATTGTCTTCATCATTGTTTcctctctttgcttcttcacGAGGGTTCATTATATTATTCTCTAAATCTTTTGTTGAGGAAGACGACTAAATTTGGTTTGAGCAAATTTGGAATTCCGGCGTGTACCGTAGCATGAAAAGAATAAGGcaatctaaaatataaaactaaatattaatattacagtaaaaacctctataaatttaatattgaCATCAATGTATTATAGTGTACATGAAATAAGATCTCATCAACTAAGATGAATATTAACGGTTTAGATAAGACATTGACCTTTAAAATTAGTAACGAAAGACCACTGACTAATGATGAAACTAATTAATAgtcattataaaataataagtgCTTCTCGTTTCCCTGATCGAAGTTCCGCATTGAATAGTTTAATAGCACAAATTGgtatttctttatattttcttgacaATATCAACCGTTAGATATTAACGTTAACTTCAGAGAAATCTTGTCTTCTTATTCTAAcgttaacttttattttaccaAATATCTTTTTACAGTATTCTCAATCAAGATCAactgataaaaataaattactcACTTTTGACTTAAATgcagaaaatatattaaggTTTTGAATGGTGACAGTGATTTAGATAGTGTGGGACAAATAGTTATAACAACAATGTGATGCGATAAAAAAAACGTATGCAGAACAAATACTGTTAATATAGAAGAAGCAGTGTAAAACATTTAGTGTAGGTTTTTATTGTAAACacttaaactttataaaatgtGGTTCTTACTTTGTGATAAAAGTCTGACTAGTTGTAAAAATTGTGACTGTTTGAATTCCTCTAATTCATTTGTCTGCAAttctaataatttattataactgtgaagaaaaaaagagaaccaTTAATACATCATGCATCCAATTTCCTAGAtagataaatttattttactagTTGATATAAAATATGCATTTGCTGGTAATTAGACTATTTTtgtagtaatttttttttaaaaaacttgtctatatatatatatatcagattTTTGGCGCTTATATAAGAGattaaacaacaattttaattAAGATGAATACTAACGGTTTAAATAAGACTATTGacgttttcttaaaaaataaaataaaacaaaaaccattgaCGTTGGAATATAGATTGTTagaattcaattttacatatGTGGCTCCGGCCAACTTTCCGGCGACTTTTCCGGTGATGTATGTCACCGGAATCACCCGATTATGGAGTCTTTGAATTTCTTGTAATGAGTTTTGACCAGAAGAATAAAGACCACTGCATAATATACTACTCCATAAAATTACCCTCAGATCCAGctagtaaaaattatttttcgttATCAAGGATGTGACAAAGCTTGCTTAATCAAGACCCATTTTACATGACATATAAACATGTTTCAGTGGACGGACCTGAATCTTGAGGTTGCGATTGTAAAACTAATATTTAGGGTTGGTGTTTTTAGAGTTGCAATCCTtagaacaacaaaatataagaaataagcTGCGATAATATTTAGAAACATAAATTGATTGGAGAAAATGTTgtacttaaaagttaaaacgttaaaaaaaactacagcTTGTAAAGTCTAAATAAACTAATCATCCCCTTAATCTTGTTATAGTTATGGATTTGTT from Arabidopsis thaliana chromosome 3, partial sequence includes these protein-coding regions:
- a CDS encoding transmembrane protein, putative (DUF247) (Plant protein of unknown function (DUF247); CONTAINS InterPro DOMAIN/s: Protein of unknown function DUF247, plant (InterPro:IPR004158); BEST Arabidopsis thaliana protein match is: Plant protein of unknown function (DUF247) (TAIR:AT5G22540.1); Has 1151 Blast hits to 1001 proteins in 21 species: Archae - 0; Bacteria - 2; Metazoa - 1; Fungi - 0; Plants - 1146; Viruses - 0; Other Eukaryotes - 2 (source: NCBI BLink).); protein product: MNPREEAKRGNNDEDNGGIVVEEPHDLFSRESALPKLLRESAGGKKCCIFKISHKPENKKYKAAYEPRVVSLGPYHHGKKNLQMIEEHKLRFLKIFMDEAKRKGVDTNGLIKAVSVLEEDIRDSYSESLYSDGKKLIEMMVLDGCFILMIFLVVAGVVSHSEIENDPIFAIPWILPAIRNDLILLENQVPFFLLQTIFDRSKIEKSSGLNEIIFHFFNYSLQKSNTFWLKHQKVEANHLLDLIRNIYMPDVPKEEKKSNHLLDCMMIRKICMPRESKQELDVMLKKGKQEVDISMLEEGIPKSDSLEEEDSTTGRHHLKMVLSARKLQLKGIKFKARKKAETLMDIRHKGKLLQIPPLILDDFLIAVLLNCVAFEQYYSYCTKQHMTSYVAFMGCLLKSEADAMFLSEVGILENYFGSGDEVSRFFKVVGKDVLFDIDESYLAGIFEGVNKYTSSGWHVQWAGFKHTHFDSPWTALSSCAALTLVILTIIQAFFAAYGYFHPPK